Below is a genomic region from Actinomadura sp. NAK00032.
GCCGGGATCAGCTGCGTCGGCGAGTTCCACTACCTGCACCACCGGCCCGGCGGCGCCCCCTACGCCGACCCCAACGCGATGGGCCAGGCGCTCATCGCCGCCGCCGCCGACGCCGGCATCCGGATCACCCTCCTCGACGCCTGCTACCTCACCGGCGGCATCGGCCGCCCCCTCGCCGGCCCGCAGCTGCGCTTCGGCGACGGCAGCGCCGGCAACTGGGCGCGGCGCGTCGACAGCCTCTACGAGCAGACCGACAAGGCGGGGCGGCTGCACGCCCGCGTCGGCGCCGCGATCCACTCGGTCCGGGCGGTGCCCCGCGAGCAGCTCCGCGCGGTCGCGTCCTGGGCGAAGGAGCACCGGGCGCCGCTGCACGTGCACCTGTCCGAGCAGCCCGCCGAGAACGAGGCGTGCCTGGACGCCTACGGCATGACCCCGGCCCGGCTGCTCGCCGAGGCGGGCGCGCTCGGCGCGCTCACCACCGCCGTCCACGCCACGCACCTCACCGACGAGGACATCGGCCTCCTCGGGACGACGATGACCGGCGTCTGCATGTGCCCGACCACCGAACGCGACCTCGCCGACGGCATCGGCCCCGCCCGCGCGCTGGCCGGCGCGGGCTCGCCGATCTGCCTCGGCTCCGACCAGCACGCCGTCATCGACCTGTTCGAGGAGGCCCGCGCCGTCGAGCTGGACGAGCGGCTGCGCACCCGCGCCCGCGGCCACTGGACGGCCGGCGAACTGCTCGCCGCCGCCACGTCCAACGGCCACTACGGGCTCGGCTGGCCCGAGGCGGGCCGGCTGGAACCGGGCGCGTACGCCGACCTGGTCACCGTCGACCTCGACTCCGTCCGCACCGCCGGCGCCGCCCCGGGCCACGCCGCCGAGGCCGCCGTCTTCGCCGCCACCGCCGCCGACGTCCGGCACGTCGTCGTCTCCGGCCGGCCCATCGTCCACGACGGCCGCCACCTCCTCGTCGACGACGTCCCCGCCGCCCTCACCGAGGCCATCACCGACGTCACCAGGCCCGGCTGACGGGCCGCCAGGGGCGGTCCGAAGTGGTGACACTGAGGAGACCTCAGGGATAGGGGGCGGCCGGGCGGGGCCATGCGATCATGCGGTGGACGATCTTGAAGGCCGCAGCCGCACGCGTGGGGGCCCCATGTTCCAGGGCAGAGCCGCCGAACGGGCCGAGGTGGAAGCGCTGGTCGCCGCCGCGCGGGGCGGGGCGGGCGGGGCCGCCGTCATCCGGGGCGAGGCCGGGATCGGCAAGACCGTGCTCCTCGACCACGCGGCGGACGCGGCGGACGGGGCGCTCGTGCTGCGCTGCGCGGGCTTCCCGCCGGAGGCCGAGCAGCCGTTCGCGTCGCTGGAGCTGATGCTGCGGCCGGTCCTCGGCCTCGGCGGACCGGAGGCCGAGCGGCTGCGCGCACTGATCGAGCCGCAGGCGGCGGCCGGCCGCGAGGACGTCTTCGCCGTGCGCCGCGCCGTCCTCGCGCTGCTGCACCGGCTCGCCGCCGACCGGCCCGTGGTCTGCCTCGTCGACGACGCCCAGTGGCTGGACGCCGCGTCGGCGGACGCGCTGGCGTACGCCGCGCGCCGCCTCGGCGCCGAACCGGCCGCCCTACTGGCCGCCGCCCGCGACGAGGGCGCGTTCGGCTCGTCCGGCCTGGCGGAGATCAGGCTGCGGCGCCTCGGCCCGGACGAGGCCGCGGCGTTCCTGCGCGGCACCGCGGCCGGCGCCGGCCTGGCACCGCCCGCGCGGGACCGCGTCCTCGCCGAGGCCGAGGGGAACCCGCTGGCGCTGCGGCTGCTGGCGACGTCCCTGTCCCCGGCCCAGCGCGCGGGGTGCGTCAACCCGTTCACGTTCCACGACGGCGCCTCCCCGGTCGGGGGAACGCTCCAGGCCGAGCTGTGCGCCCGGCTCGGCACGCTCCCGCCCCCGACCCGGGCGCTGCTGCTCCTGGCCGCCGCGGACGACACCCGCGACACCGCCCGCGTCACGGGCGCCGCGGCGAGCGTCGGCGCGACCGTCGCCGACTTCGCGCCCGCCGAGCGCGCCGGGCTGCTGGCGGCGACGCGGACGACCATCGCGTTCGCGCATCCGCTGGTCCGGGCCGTCGCCTACCACCGGGCGACGCCGTCCGAGCGGCGGGCCGCCCACCGGGCGCTCGCCGACAGCGCGGGCGCCGCGCACCCCGAGGCGCGCACCTGGCACCTGGCCGCCGCGTCCCTGGGGTACCAGGCGGACGTCGCGGCCGAGCTGGAGCGCGCCGGAGCGTGCTCGGGGGACCGGCGCGCCTACGTCTGCCACGCGCGGGCGGCCGAGCTGACCGCCGGGGAGCGGGCCCGCGCCCGCCGGCTCGCCGCCGCGGCCCGCGCCGCCTGCGCGGCGGGCCTGTTCGACGGGGCGCGGGACCTGGTCGCGCGCGCCCGCAGGCTCGCCGCCGACCCGCTGACGCGGGCCGAGCTGGCGCGGGCCGGCGCGGTCGCGGAGGCCGAGTGCGGCTCGCCGCGCCGCGCCGCGCGGGCGCTGGTCGCCGGGGCCGCGCCGCTCGCCGGGCTCGATCCCGCCGGCGCCGCGCTGCTGCTCGCCGACGCCGCCCGGTGCGGCTGGCACGCCGGCGACGCCCGGCTCACCCGGGAGGCGCTGGACGCGCTCGGCGCCCTCCCGCTGCCGCCGGGCTCCGCGCTGGCCCGGCTGCCGGCCGCGATCGACGCGGCGACGGACGCGGCGGACGCCGCCGGGCGGCTCGCCGACCTGCGGCGCTCGTTACCGGACGAGCTGAGCCGCCGGCTCACCGCGTCCACCATCGCGTTCGCGGACGGCGCCCCCGGCGCGCACGAGGCGGCCGCGCGGTTCGCGCGGGACTGCCGCACCGAGGCCGGGCGGCTGCCCTACGCGCTCCAGGTCCTCGCCCACGCCCTGATCGGGCGGGGCCTGCACCGCGAGGCGCGGAAGGCGGCCGAGGAGGGGCTGCGGCTGGCGGGCGACGCCGGTGCGCGGTCGCGCTCGGCCCACCTGAGCTGCCTGCTCGGCTGGCTCGCCGCGGTGGAGGGCGACGGGAAGCGCTGCGCGGACCTGGTCGCCGCCGGCCTGGAGCAGGCCCGCGCCGAGGACATCGCGCCGACCGCCTCCCTCGGGACGTGGGCGCTCGGGCTGCTCGACCTCGGCGCCGGTCGGCACGCCGAGGCGCTGGCCCGGCTGGAGGAGCTCCCCGAGGAGGTGCCCGCGGCGGGCCCGGCCGCGAGCGCCGCCCGCCAGGCGGCCGACCGCGTCGAGGCGGCGGTGCGCGCCGGGCGGCCGGACCGGGCGGCGCGCCCGCTCGCCCTGCTCGACCACCGCGCGGCCCGGGACGCGTCCCCGGACGTGCGGGCGCTGGCCGCGCGGTGCCGCGCCCAGCTCGCCGCCGGCGCGGCGGCGGAACGACATTTCGTGAACGCGGTGGAACTGCTGCGGAACGGCAACGCCTATGAGCGTGCCCGCACCGGTCTGCTGTACGGGGAATGGCTGCGCAGGGAGCGCCGCAGAGCAGCCGCGCGGACGCATTTGAGCAACGCGCTCGAATTGTTTGAGGAATTGGGCTCCGGTGCTTGGGCCGAGCGCGCGCGGGCGGAGCTCGGAGCTTGCGGAACGCGCCCGGCGGACGCCCCGGAAACGGTGCTCGCCGGCCTCACCCACCAGGAGTCGCAGATCGTCCGGCTCGCCGCGGCCGGCGCCAGCAACCGGGAGATAGCCGACCGGCTGTTCCTCAGCCCGCGGACCGTCGGCAACCACCTCTACCGCGCGTATCCCAAGCTCGGCGTCCGGACCCGGGGCGAACTCGGCGGCCTGGACCTGGACGCCCCCGCCGCGCCGCGCGAGCGGCCCGCCGCCGAATGAGCACTCCCGCGGAGCCGGTTGAGCATCCGACTCAATTCCGGCCCGGCCGCCGACAGCGTTGACTCCTTGATCAAGCCGGGTTAAAAAGAGCGTATCGAAAGCTCCCACTTCCCCGCTTCTTCACGAGGTCGTCCTCAGCATGGCTGCAAACGATTCCGTCCTCGTCGTCGTCAATTCATCCGCGGCCGCCGTATTGTTCGTCGCGGGCGTCTCCAAAATGGTTTCTCCGGCCCAGCTCGGCCGGGCGCTGAACGCGCTCTTCCGGCGCTCGGGCGACGGGTTCACCGGCGGCCACGTCCGGGCGTTCGCGGCGGTGGAGATCCTCGCCGCGCTGGCCCTGACCGGCACCGCCACCCGCCCGGCCGGCGCCTGGGCGGTGGGCGCGCTCGGCGCGAGCTTCGCGGCGGCCGGCGTCCTCGGCGCCGTCCGCGGCGGCGGCGCCGTCTGCGGCTGCCTCGGCGCGGCGGGCGGCCGGCCGCTCGGCTGGTTCAACGTGCTCGCCGGGGCGCTGCTCATGGCCGTCCCCGCGGTGAACCTGGCCGCCGCGGCGCCCGGTTCCGCCGCCGCGTACTTCTTCCAGTCCGGCACCGGGCTGGCGTCCGGCGCGCTGCTGGTGTGCGGGTGGGCGCACCGCGGCCTCGTCACGGACCTCACCCGGCCCCTCCCGGCCTCGCGATAGACGGAGGAACACCCCCATGATGGAAGTCTTCTTCGGCGCCGTGCTGCTCGTGCTCGTCGCGGCAGTCGTGCTGCTGTTCGCGATGCTCGGCGAGCTGAGCTCGCGGCTGCCGACCGAGCGGGAGACCGCCGCCGACCGCGACCCGGCGATCTGGCCGCTGGACGACGCGCGGCTCGGCACCGAGCCGGGCCGCTGGCCGGCCGAACTCGCCGGCCTCACCGGACCCGGCACCGACATCGACGCCGCCCGGACCGTCCTCGTCCTCAGCACCGCCTGCTCGACCTGCAAGGACGTCGCCCAGCAGCTGTCGGACGAGCTGGACAAGGGCGCCGAGGGCGACATGGCCGTGGTCGTCTCCACGGCGGAGCGTGCGCGCGGCGACCGCTTCGTCCAGCAGTACGGGCTGCACCGCCTCGCGCACTACGTCGACGAGGGCGGCAGCTGGGTCGCCGACGAGTTCAACGTCCGGATGAGCCCGACCGCACTGGTCATCCGCGGCGGGCGGCTGGAGTCGGCCCTCGTCTTCCAGGACGTCCAGGCCCTCAGGACGAGGGTCAACGAACCGAAGGGAGTGTCATGACCACCACGACGGAGCACCGCGCGCGGGGCGACGCGGGAGGCCGCGCCGGCGGCCGGGTGGGGCGGGCGACCGGGAGGTGGGCCCGGCGCGGGTTCCTCGGCGCGCTCGGCGCCGGCGGGCTGACCGCCGCCTCGGCGGTGTTCGGCCGGTCCGAGCCCGCCTACGCCATCTGCAAGCAGAACTGCTGCAACCTCGCGGTCTGCCCCAACATCTCCATCAACACCTGCCGCAACAACATGGACTACCTGTGGGGCTGCGCCATGAGCGCCTACCTGCACTGCTCCTGCTGCGAGGCCTACTACAGCGGCAAGCAGCACTCGGCCTACGAGTGCCGCTACAGCTAACGGGCCGCGCGTGGTCACCTGGGTGGTGCTCGGCGGGATCGGCGCGGTCCTGCACATCCTGAGCCCTTGAGGCCGGTCCATGGCCGGAGTCTCCGGCCCGCTGCTGCGCCGCCGTCCGGCGGACGGCGCGCGCTTCCTGACCGGCCTCACCGCCGGCGGCGTCCTCGCCGGGCTGCTCGTGGCGCTGCTGCTGTACGTGGTGGGGCGCGGGGTGCACGAGGTCCTGCCGGAGGGCGCGCGGGTGCTCGCCCTGGCCGCGGTGGCGCTCGGGTTCGGGCTCGCCGACCTGGCGGGCCGGACGCCGCATGTGTGGCGGCAGGTCCCGCAGCAGCTCGTGCACCGGCTGCCGCCGGGGTCGCGCGGCGTGGCCTGGGGCTTCGACCTCGGCCTGCTCGTGACGACGCAGAAGGCGGTGTCGCTGGTGTGGGTCGCCGTCGCCGCGGTGGTGCTGCTGGACCCGTGGACGGCCGCACCGGTCATGGTCGGCATGGCGCTGCTGTCCAACCTCAGCGTCGCGGTGGGGAGCCTGCGCTTCACGCCCGCGATGGTCGACATGGGAACGAGAAGGCAACGGCTATGGCTGAGATCGATTCGCGCCCTGTCCGGGACGGCCCTGGTGTCGCTGGCGGTGGTGACGGCGGTGACGGCGCTCCAGACGCCGTGACCGGCGGCGTCATCGTGGTCACGAGGTTCGAGTGCCCGAGCCTGTGGGCGCTGCTCCTCGTGCTCGTCCTGCACAAGCGGCTCGCGCGGGACGTGCGGCGGGACGCGACCGGGTTCCTCGGGTCGTCGCTGATGGTCGCCTGGCGCGCCCGGACGCTGCTCAACGTGTCGCTCTGGCAGGACATGGAGGGCGTCCACTCGATGGGGCGCGTGCGCCGGCACGTGGACGCGACGCGGGTGCCGTCGAGGCTGGGCGTCGCCACGTCCGGCGGGATCTTCTCCTACGCCGGCGACTGGAAGCGGGTGATGTTCGGGATCGACTGCGAGGGCGTCTCGCCCGTCCGCCCCCTCTGACCAACCACACATACGAGAAAGGACGGTCACATGAGCTCGGACTACTACCTGCCGACCGACCACGGGTACGCGGTCGTGCAGGACATGGAGGACGGAACGAAGAAGGTGATGGTGTGCGACTCCGTCGTCGGCGGTGAGGCGCAGAACGTCTACGCCATCCACTTCAAGTGCACGTCGCTGCGCGTCGGGCCCGGCGTGCGGATGGAGCACGTCTCCGGCGGCAGCCACACCCGGCAGGTCGTCGAGGTCTTCTCCGAGCAGCGCGGAGTCGTCGACCTGCGCGCGCCCGCGCGCGGCACCGCCCCCCTCCTGGAGGCCGACGCGCGCCGCCGCTGACGGCCCGCGCGGTGCCGGCGCCCGCCGGCGCCGGCACCGCGTGAGACGCGGCCGTACCGGGTGGGACGCCGCCGCACCGCGTGAGATGCTGCCCTGGTGAGCACGGTCATCACGAACATCGGGGAACTCGTCACCAACGACCCGGCCGCCGGCGGCGGCCTCGGCATCGTCCGCGACGCCGCCCTGGTCATGGACGGCGGCACCATCGCCTGGACGGGCCCGGCATCCGAGGCGCCCCCTGCCGACGCGTCGTTCGACGCCGCCGGGCGGGCCGTCCTCCCCGGCTTCGTCGACTCCCACGCCCACCTCGTCTTCGCCGGCGAGCGCGCCGAGGAGTTCGCCGCCCGGATGAGCGGCGAGAAGTACGCGGCGGGCGGCATCCGGACCACGGTCGAGCGCACCCGCGCCGCGTCCGACGACGACCTGCGCGCCAACCTGCGCCGCCTCATCGAGGAGATGGCCCGCCAGGGGACGACGACCGTCGAGTGCAAGTCCGGCTACGGCCTCACGGTCGAGCAGGAGGAGCGCGCCGTCCGCATCGCCGCCGAACTGGCGGACGAGGTCACCTACCTCGGCGCCCATGTCGTCCCCGCCGAGTACAAAGACGACACGGCCGGCTACGCGCACCTGGCCGCGACCGGCATGCTCGCCGCCTGCGCCCCGCACGCCCGCTGGGTGGACGTCTTCTGCGAGGAGGGCGCGTTCGACGCCGACCAGGCCCGCGAGGTCCTGCAAGCGGGCGTGAAGGCCGGCCTTAGCCCGCGCCTGCACGCCAACCAGCTCACCCAGGGCCCCGCCGTGCAGCTCGCCGTCGAACTGGACGCCGCGTCCGCCGACCACTGCACGTTCCTGAGCGACGCCGACGTGGACGCCCTCGCCTCGTCCCAGACGGTCGCGACGCTCCTGCCCGGCGTCGAGTTCTCCACGCGCCAGCCCTACCCCGACGCCCGCCGCCTCCTGGACGCCGGCGCGACCGTCGCCCTCGCCACCGACTGCAACCCCGGCTCCTGCTACAGCTCGAGCATGGCGTTCTGCGTCGCGGTAGCCGTCCGCGACATGCGCATGACCCCGGCCGAGGCCGTCTGGTCCGCGACCGCCGGCGGGGCCCGCGCCCTCCGCCGCACCGACGTCGGCCACCTCGCCCCGGGAGCGCGCGCGGACGTCCATGTCCTGGACGCCTCGTCCCACATCCACCTCGCCTACCGCCCCGGCGTCCCGCAGACCCGCGCCGTGTGGAAGGCGGGCCGCCGGGTCGGCTGAAACCGGCTCCGCTGAAACCGGCTCCGCTGAAACGGGCTCGGCTAGGCGGGCAGGTAGCGGCGGTTGACGCGGATCAGCGGCGAGCGGTCGCGCGCCACGTAGTCGGTGGCGAGGACCTCGGCGACGAAGAGCGTGTGGTCGCCCGCCTCGATGGCCTGGCGGGTCTCGCATTCCAGCGCGGAGACCCCGGTGTCCGGGATCAGCGCGTCCGACCGCGGGCCCCGGTGGTGGGGCTCGGCGGCCAGCAGGATCCGGGCGCTCGGACGGCCCTCGGCGGCGAACCGGCCGGCCAGGGCGCGCTGCGCCGACGCCAGGACCGTCGCCGCCCACCGGGGCCGCCGGTTCAGGACCTCCGACAGGTACGACGACGTCGCCACGCTCGCCACGACCATCGGCGGGTCGAGGGAGACCGACATGAACGAGGTCACCGTGGTGCCGAGGTCGTCGCGGCCGTCGCGGACCGTCAGCACGGCCACTCCCGTGGCGAAGCCCGCGACGGCCTCGACAAAGTCGGCGCTCAGCGGATCTCCCAGGCGCCCGGCAGGGTCAGCGGGCCCGCGGCGGGCAGCCCGAGGCGCGCGGCGAGGCCGCCGAGCGACCCCCACCCCTCGAAGCGGGCGGACGCGGCCGTGCGGTCCTCGCTGGACTCCGGCGGGCGCAGCCGCTCCAGCGGCGAGGTGTGCGGGTACGTCCGGACCGGCGCGTCGGAGGCCAGCCCGGCCTTCTTGCGGGCCAGGCCGAGGGCGGCGTCGATGCCGCCGAGCTCGTCGACGAGGCCGCGCTCCTTGGCGTCCGCGCCCGTCCACACCCGGCCCCGGGCCAGCTCGTGCACGCGCTCGCGGGACAGCTCGCGGCCCTCGGCGACCTTCGCGGTGAAATCGTCGTAGATCCGGTCGAGGGAGGCGTTGACCCGCTCCCACTCGGAGTCGCTGAAGTCCTTGGTGGCGCTGAGCATCCGGGCGTGGGCGCCGTCGGCGACGGCGCCGAGGCCGATGCCGACGCGGTCCAGCAGGCCGTTCACCACGGCCTTGCCGACGACGACGCCGATCGAGCCGGTGAGCGTGCCGGGCTGCGCGATGATCGTGTCGGCCGCCATCGACACGTAGTAGCCGCCGGACGCCGCGACGTTGCCCATCGACACCACCACCGGCTTGCCGGCGCGGCGCGCGAGGACGACCTCGCGCCAGATCGCGTCGGACGCGACGGCGGACCCGCCGGGGCTGTTCACCCGGAACACGATGGCCTTGACGCGCTCGTCCTTGACCGCGGCGCGGAACGCGGCGCCGATCGTGTCCGAGCCCATCGCGGGCCCCGAGTTCGGCAGCGGCCCGCCGCGCCCGCTGCGGCCGAGCCGGATCGGGCCCTGCCCGTTGATCAGCGCGACGACGTCCTGCCTGCCCGGCTGCGGGAGCCGGCTCGCGAGGCCGTGCGCGCGGTTGTACCGGGACACGTAGCGCAGCTGCGCCTCCTCGCCGAACCGCTCCCGCAGGTCGGCGTAGACCTCGTCGCGGTAGGCGAGCCGGTCGACGAGGTTCTCCTCCAGCGCCTCGTCGGCGAGGAACGGGCCGCGGTCGACGAGCGCGCGCACCGCGTCCTCGGGCAGGCCGCGGGCGGCGGCGACCCCGGCGGTGATCTGCTCGCCGAGCGAGGCGACGAGCCGCCGCGACGACTCCTCGTGCTCGGGCGTGTACGCCTTCTCCATGAACGTGTTCGCCATGGTCTTGTACTCGTACCGCTTGGCGAACCGCGGCTCGATGCCCGCCTTCTCCAGCGCGCCCGCGAAGAACGGCTCCTCCAGCGCGACGCCGGTCAGCCCCACCTCGCCGGTCGGCTGCAGGTACACCTTGTCGAACGCGGTGGCCAGGTAGTACGGCACGGTGCCGCGCCCGCCCTCGCCGTAGGTCTCGGCCCACGCGACGGTGTACTTGCCCGCGTCCCGCAGCGCCTGGACGGCCTCGCGCAGCTCCTGGACGAGCGCCAGCCCGATGCCGCCGGACACCTTCACCACGAGGGCGCGCACCCGGGCGTCGGAGCGGGCGCGGCGCAGCCCGTCCAGGACGTCGCGCAGGTTCGTCCGGCGCATGGACAGGATCGCCGAGATCGGGTCGGCCGGCGCGGTCTCCACGAGCCCGTCGGTGAGGTCGAGTTCGAGGATCA
It encodes:
- the sppA gene encoding signal peptide peptidase SppA, with product MVDPGTVVNVIKQARERRTAPLILELDLTDGLVETAPADPISAILSMRRTNLRDVLDGLRRARSDARVRALVVKVSGGIGLALVQELREAVQALRDAGKYTVAWAETYGEGGRGTVPYYLATAFDKVYLQPTGEVGLTGVALEEPFFAGALEKAGIEPRFAKRYEYKTMANTFMEKAYTPEHEESSRRLVASLGEQITAGVAAARGLPEDAVRALVDRGPFLADEALEENLVDRLAYRDEVYADLRERFGEEAQLRYVSRYNRAHGLASRLPQPGRQDVVALINGQGPIRLGRSGRGGPLPNSGPAMGSDTIGAAFRAAVKDERVKAIVFRVNSPGGSAVASDAIWREVVLARRAGKPVVVSMGNVAASGGYYVSMAADTIIAQPGTLTGSIGVVVGKAVVNGLLDRVGIGLGAVADGAHARMLSATKDFSDSEWERVNASLDRIYDDFTAKVAEGRELSRERVHELARGRVWTGADAKERGLVDELGGIDAALGLARKKAGLASDAPVRTYPHTSPLERLRPPESSEDRTAASARFEGWGSLGGLAARLGLPAAGPLTLPGAWEIR
- a CDS encoding MauE/DoxX family redox-associated membrane protein produces the protein MAANDSVLVVVNSSAAAVLFVAGVSKMVSPAQLGRALNALFRRSGDGFTGGHVRAFAAVEILAALALTGTATRPAGAWAVGALGASFAAAGVLGAVRGGGAVCGCLGAAGGRPLGWFNVLAGALLMAVPAVNLAAAAPGSAAAYFFQSGTGLASGALLVCGWAHRGLVTDLTRPLPASR
- a CDS encoding formimidoylglutamate deiminase produces the protein MQWHAQYAWLGDGVAADVLIEADGERITGVAPGVRSAPYAQRLPGLTLPGLADAHSHAFHRALRSRVQAHSGTFWTWREQMYQVADRLDPESYRALATAVFAEMALAGISCVGEFHYLHHRPGGAPYADPNAMGQALIAAAADAGIRITLLDACYLTGGIGRPLAGPQLRFGDGSAGNWARRVDSLYEQTDKAGRLHARVGAAIHSVRAVPREQLRAVASWAKEHRAPLHVHLSEQPAENEACLDAYGMTPARLLAEAGALGALTTAVHATHLTDEDIGLLGTTMTGVCMCPTTERDLADGIGPARALAGAGSPICLGSDQHAVIDLFEEARAVELDERLRTRARGHWTAGELLAAATSNGHYGLGWPEAGRLEPGAYADLVTVDLDSVRTAGAAPGHAAEAAVFAATAADVRHVVVSGRPIVHDGRHLLVDDVPAALTEAITDVTRPG
- a CDS encoding flavin reductase family protein, with the translated sequence MGDPLSADFVEAVAGFATGVAVLTVRDGRDDLGTTVTSFMSVSLDPPMVVASVATSSYLSEVLNRRPRWAATVLASAQRALAGRFAAEGRPSARILLAAEPHHRGPRSDALIPDTGVSALECETRQAIEAGDHTLFVAEVLATDYVARDRSPLIRVNRRYLPA
- a CDS encoding twin-arginine translocation signal domain-containing protein, with amino-acid sequence MTTTTEHRARGDAGGRAGGRVGRATGRWARRGFLGALGAGGLTAASAVFGRSEPAYAICKQNCCNLAVCPNISINTCRNNMDYLWGCAMSAYLHCSCCEAYYSGKQHSAYECRYS
- the hutI gene encoding imidazolonepropionase, yielding MSTVITNIGELVTNDPAAGGGLGIVRDAALVMDGGTIAWTGPASEAPPADASFDAAGRAVLPGFVDSHAHLVFAGERAEEFAARMSGEKYAAGGIRTTVERTRAASDDDLRANLRRLIEEMARQGTTTVECKSGYGLTVEQEERAVRIAAELADEVTYLGAHVVPAEYKDDTAGYAHLAATGMLAACAPHARWVDVFCEEGAFDADQAREVLQAGVKAGLSPRLHANQLTQGPAVQLAVELDAASADHCTFLSDADVDALASSQTVATLLPGVEFSTRQPYPDARRLLDAGATVALATDCNPGSCYSSSMAFCVAVAVRDMRMTPAEAVWSATAGGARALRRTDVGHLAPGARADVHVLDASSHIHLAYRPGVPQTRAVWKAGRRVG
- a CDS encoding AAA family ATPase, translated to MFQGRAAERAEVEALVAAARGGAGGAAVIRGEAGIGKTVLLDHAADAADGALVLRCAGFPPEAEQPFASLELMLRPVLGLGGPEAERLRALIEPQAAAGREDVFAVRRAVLALLHRLAADRPVVCLVDDAQWLDAASADALAYAARRLGAEPAALLAAARDEGAFGSSGLAEIRLRRLGPDEAAAFLRGTAAGAGLAPPARDRVLAEAEGNPLALRLLATSLSPAQRAGCVNPFTFHDGASPVGGTLQAELCARLGTLPPPTRALLLLAAADDTRDTARVTGAAASVGATVADFAPAERAGLLAATRTTIAFAHPLVRAVAYHRATPSERRAAHRALADSAGAAHPEARTWHLAAASLGYQADVAAELERAGACSGDRRAYVCHARAAELTAGERARARRLAAAARAACAAGLFDGARDLVARARRLAADPLTRAELARAGAVAEAECGSPRRAARALVAGAAPLAGLDPAGAALLLADAARCGWHAGDARLTREALDALGALPLPPGSALARLPAAIDAATDAADAAGRLADLRRSLPDELSRRLTASTIAFADGAPGAHEAAARFARDCRTEAGRLPYALQVLAHALIGRGLHREARKAAEEGLRLAGDAGARSRSAHLSCLLGWLAAVEGDGKRCADLVAAGLEQARAEDIAPTASLGTWALGLLDLGAGRHAEALARLEELPEEVPAAGPAASAARQAADRVEAAVRAGRPDRAARPLALLDHRAARDASPDVRALAARCRAQLAAGAAAERHFVNAVELLRNGNAYERARTGLLYGEWLRRERRRAAARTHLSNALELFEELGSGAWAERARAELGACGTRPADAPETVLAGLTHQESQIVRLAAAGASNREIADRLFLSPRTVGNHLYRAYPKLGVRTRGELGGLDLDAPAAPRERPAAE